The following are from one region of the Ananas comosus cultivar F153 linkage group 20, ASM154086v1, whole genome shotgun sequence genome:
- the LOC109725633 gene encoding mediator of RNA polymerase II transcription subunit 20a isoform X2 — translation MHWQPNPGATLNSQILAEACACAEGLGGAKDGRWRTAMTFYRPMPRDSSAPPADVPRDFLGLALHDRPDTYFFILRAHRLVLHADASIQAIMEKLQSYKARVVFNFEGFQYKLGDFRLRVGKCVPSMAETLRGIMMEVEYLPLSSIEKSRQILEEFFDIWQEALAKKSLPGHFIHIESNFADYGLQDHYTSQHTAVQYATCMAQLMAAVRS, via the exons ATGCACTGGCAGCCGAACCCGGGGGCGACGCTGAACAGCCAGATCCTGGCGGAGGCGTGCGCGTGCGCGGAGGGGCTCGGCGGGGCCAAGGACGGGCGGTGGCGCACGGCCATGACGTTCTACCGCCCCATGCCGCGCGACTCCTCCGCGCCCCCCGCCGACGTCCCCCGCGACTTCCTCGGCCTCGCCCTCCACGACCGCCCCGACACCTACTTCTTCATCCTCCGCGCGCACCGCCTCGTCCTCCACGCCGACGCCTCCATCCAAGCCATCATGGAGAAGCTCCAGTCCTACAAGGCCCGCGTCGTCTTCAACTTCGAG ggaTTTCAGTACAAACTTGGCGATTTTCGGCTGAGGGTGGGAAAGTGTGTTCCTTCCATGGCTGAGACCTTGAGGGGGATCATGATGGAG GTAGAATACCTGCCTTTATCTTCGATAGAAAAATCCCGGCAAATATTGGAAGAATTCTTCGACATATGGCAGGAGGCACTAGCGAAGAAATCATTGCCTGGGCATTTCATCCACATCGAATCGAATTTCGCTGATTACGGACTTCAAGACCATTACACTTCGCAGCATACGGCGGTTCAGTACGCGACCTGCATGGCCCAACTGATGGCTGCTGTGAGAAGCTAG
- the LOC109725633 gene encoding mediator of RNA polymerase II transcription subunit 20a isoform X1 — protein MHCAIVLESLHSPSLSLSLSLSLSLSLSLFMTVKWLMHWQPNPGATLNSQILAEACACAEGLGGAKDGRWRTAMTFYRPMPRDSSAPPADVPRDFLGLALHDRPDTYFFILRAHRLVLHADASIQAIMEKLQSYKARVVFNFEGFQYKLGDFRLRVGKCVPSMAETLRGIMMEVEYLPLSSIEKSRQILEEFFDIWQEALAKKSLPGHFIHIESNFADYGLQDHYTSQHTAVQYATCMAQLMAAVRS, from the exons ATGCACTGCGCCATCGTTCTCGAATCCCTCCAttcaccttctctctctctctctctctctctctctctctctctctctctctctctcttcatgaCGGTGAAATG GCTGATGCACTGGCAGCCGAACCCGGGGGCGACGCTGAACAGCCAGATCCTGGCGGAGGCGTGCGCGTGCGCGGAGGGGCTCGGCGGGGCCAAGGACGGGCGGTGGCGCACGGCCATGACGTTCTACCGCCCCATGCCGCGCGACTCCTCCGCGCCCCCCGCCGACGTCCCCCGCGACTTCCTCGGCCTCGCCCTCCACGACCGCCCCGACACCTACTTCTTCATCCTCCGCGCGCACCGCCTCGTCCTCCACGCCGACGCCTCCATCCAAGCCATCATGGAGAAGCTCCAGTCCTACAAGGCCCGCGTCGTCTTCAACTTCGAG ggaTTTCAGTACAAACTTGGCGATTTTCGGCTGAGGGTGGGAAAGTGTGTTCCTTCCATGGCTGAGACCTTGAGGGGGATCATGATGGAG GTAGAATACCTGCCTTTATCTTCGATAGAAAAATCCCGGCAAATATTGGAAGAATTCTTCGACATATGGCAGGAGGCACTAGCGAAGAAATCATTGCCTGGGCATTTCATCCACATCGAATCGAATTTCGCTGATTACGGACTTCAAGACCATTACACTTCGCAGCATACGGCGGTTCAGTACGCGACCTGCATGGCCCAACTGATGGCTGCTGTGAGAAGCTAG